A single region of the Gossypium arboreum isolate Shixiya-1 chromosome 12, ASM2569848v2, whole genome shotgun sequence genome encodes:
- the LOC128285420 gene encoding uncharacterized protein LOC128285420 — translation MAPYNALCCRKCCTLLCWTKFDERRVLGPELVFETKDKVRPIQDRLKVTSNRQKSYADLKRRDIKYSVGDFVFFKYRADLSHIVSVNEIEVRLDLSFEEEPIKILCRDVKVLKRKIILLVKNEPIGSNGKQLACWRSFVRIPT, via the exons atggcaccttacaatgCTTTGTGTTGTCGTAAGTGTTGCACCCTACTGTGTTGGACTAAATTCGATGAGCGacgagttttgggtcctgagttggtttttgAGACTAAAGATAAAGTTAGACCGATTCAGGATCGTCTTAAGGTGACTTCTaatagacagaagtcctatgcgGATCTAAAAAGAAGGGATATCAAGTACTCTGTGGGTGACTTTGTGTTCTTTaag TATCGGGCTGATCTATCTCACATTGTTTCTGTTAATGAGATCGAGGTTAGACTAGATTTGtcttttgaggaggagccgatTAAGATTTTATGCCGAGATGTAAAGGTTTTGAAGAGGAAGATCATTCTGTTAGTTAAG AATGAGCCTATTGGTTCAAATGGTAAGCAGTTGGCTTGTTGGAGGTCTTTTGTTCGAATCCCTACATGA